A region of the Peptococcaceae bacterium genome:
ATTTTACCATGCTTGATCACGTTCTGAAAGTGGCCCCCCTGGTCAACCAGCTAACCCAGGCAGATGTCGGAATAGCCGTAAGCGACCTGGAAAAATGGCTTTGTTATTACCCGGCCCGAACCCTCGATTTGAAAGTACAGGTGGGCGCGCGCGTGCCTGAAGGCACCGTAACATACGAGGCCATGAGAACAAAAAAAAGAGTCGTCCAGGAAATAGACTCAAAGAATACCAAGTACGGCCTGCCGTATATTGGCGTTGGCCTCCCCATCCTTGACGAAAACGGAGAAGTAATCGGCGGAATTGGGGTTACGGAAAACACGGAACGCAAAGAGTTCCTGCTTAATACTGCCAAGGAACTTGAAAAAAGCCTCCAGGGAATTCAATCCTCGATGCAGGAAATCGCCGCCGAAGCCGAAGAACTGTCCGCTACCAGCCAGGAACTAAAAGCAATATCTGACGAAACCGCTGCAAGGGTTGG
Encoded here:
- a CDS encoding methyl-accepting chemotaxis protein — translated: MANFTMLDHVLKVAPLVNQLTQADVGIAVSDLEKWLCYYPARTLDLKVQVGARVPEGTVTYEAMRTKKRVVQEIDSKNTKYGLPYIGVGLPILDENGEVIGGIGVTENTERKEFLLNTAKELEKSLQGIQSSMQEIAAEAEELSATSQELKAISDETAARVGETATILSFVKNIANRINILGLNASIEAARVGDAGRGFNVVANEVRTLARATNESTGQISTIIEKIKEGINSTNSAAGMVKNVTQEQAEKLAAINPILENLAILVEKLTKASEDLSRGTK